TCTGCCGATTCATCCGGCTTCTGCCGGATTCTAAGTCTGTAAGGATGTAACTGAACAATGGATCGCACCACTAACACAGCGCTTTCCACCAATTTGGACATCGACTGTTCAGGAACGCCGGCAATATAGTTGTCGCAAAGATTCACGGGAACAAAAATGCGCTTTGCGGAACTTTGTCCAACAGCAAGCGCCATCGTTGGCGTAATCTCTCCGTACATGGAATCCGCGATGGCGATGCCAGAAGCGCCGACAATAATATCCGCCTTGCGGCAATTCACAACAACAGCATTTTCACCAGTGGCGGCATGTTCTGCACCGGCTTTGAGCATAGCACTCGTTGCTAATGCATTCGTGCCAACCGCAATAATCTCAGACTCTGGGAAAGCAGCTTTTAATGCAGACACCAGTTGACGCCCAAGTCCACCCCCTGTCCATCAATGACAAGTATTTTCATGCAGTTGCACCACGCTTCCTGTTTCGTAGAATATCGTCAAAGTTTCTTGATATGTTAAGTATAGCATGGGATAAAACAAAAACAAAATGCTGATTTTGCATGGATTTTACAGTTTTTAATTCCGCATAGGAATGTCATTTATTCCAAGTCCTACCCAATTTTACTGCTCTCCTGCATTCTCAGATTCCTGTTTGTTTTCATATAAAGTACTACAGAAATAAGAAGGGCAAGCATATCTGTAATAGTCTGTGCCCAAATAACACCATACATTTTAAAAACTGCATTCATGAGAAGAATCATTGGAATATAAATGATACCCTGCCGACAGGCAGAAATAATCAGAGCTTCTTTTCCCATACCCATAGCCTGAAACACATAACATATCTGAAAATTGAAAATAACAAAAGGCATCGCAGTGCAAACGATCCTTAAAAAATCCGCCGCAAGTACTATGGTAGTGCGTTCATTAATGAATAGTCGAATAATCTGCGATGGTAACAATTCATAAACAGTGATTAATACACTGGCAAAAGCCATGCTGAAAATCATTGCACACCGAATTGTTTGTCTCATGCGCGAATAATTTCCTGACGCATAATTATAAGCCACAAGCGGCAACATTCCTTGACCTATTCCAATGGCCGCGCTGTATGGAAATTGATATACGCGCTTTATAATACCCGCTGCTGCCAACGGAATATCCCCATAGTCAGCTGCCATCCGGTTCACAATAGTATTCGATACACAGGTCAGCATCGTGCCCAATGCAGTTGGAATGCCTACTACCAAAACCGAGAGGATATGTTTCTTGCTTTGGAATATTCCTTTCAGCGAAAGGCAAAGAACTGTCCTGTTTTTCAGGTGGAAAAAGCAGATCATTAAAAAAAGCGTTGAAAACACATTTGACAGCATCGTGGCAACCGCCGCACCTGTCACTTCCATTCCGGGAGGCAAAAGTCCAAACATAAAAACAGGGTCCAGAATGATATTCAGAATTCCACCCAGACCGATCCCAAGACTTGCTTGCCTCGCATAGCCTACGCTCCGAAGAATATGGGCGGCAGTTATGCTGAGTACCGTAGGGACGCCACCTACAATAATTGCCCATACGGCGTATTGCTGTGCATATGGCAAAGTATCATTACTGGCCCCCATAATTCTCAGCAATGGCTCCATGAACATGAATACCCCCGCAGAATACACAAGTGACAGCAAGAGAGCCCCATACACACTAAACGCACAAATATGCCTGGCACTTTCTTTCTCGAACTTTCCAAGCAATCTGGATATCAGGCTCCCGCCGCCAATGCCAAATAGGTTTGCGATTGCCGTCAAGAATAAGTGGAGAACAAACGCCAGTGATAGTGCCGCTACTTTATATGGGTCGTTTGTTTTTCCGATGAAAAAGGCATCTGCCAGATTGTAGACCGTGGTGATTAGCTGGCTCAAAATCGTAGGCAGGGCCATAGCTGCCAGAGCCTTTGGCACAGGCATATCCTCAAAAATACTCTGATCGATGTCCTTGTTCATCCTCAACCTCCAATACCAGACAATTTGGTCATTTTATATTATAAGCAGGCAGCTAATTTTGGACAATTCTCATTATGAATGAGAATTACCCGATCTCATGCAACGCAGGAATCTATCAGCAAAATCGTTTTTTCCAAGCTGAGATTCATAGAAAACGCCTATCCCCTACCCGCACATATTCAGGAATTCGTTTACCTGCCCTCCACAGCTACCAGTATTGTTCTGAACCACACCAAAACAGTAGTAATAACATCGGTTTGCGAGATTGACTACTACTTCCGGATACTGAAATATGTCTGCCTCAATCACGGTTGGGGGCATTTTGCATTGAATGGCGACGTTCTTGGCAGTCCTCCAATTCACATGTGGGTTGAAATGCAGGATGGATGTAGCAGGCACACCAGTCCCGGCCATATTTCATAGCCGCCCAGACCAGAAGGGATGAATCCACCCCGCTGGAAAAGGCACTGTCCATCATGGATTTTGTTCAAAAAAACCGATAACTGTATATTGCACCCCTAAAAAGACAACAGGAAGATATCTGCCCCCTTCGAGAGGGCAAATATCTTCCTGGTATTTTTGCTTCATCAGTTCTTTTATTTGATAACGGAACGATAAGACTCGTACGACTTCTGCGCTAAAAATGCATAAGCAAAAACAGCTCCTATAACGCAGATTTAATATGCTAAATTTGGTAGTCTGTGTGCAGCAGATGATGGGCCTTCTCCCCCAGGGGCTTTTTCAGGTAAGTCCGGTACAGCTCCTGGATATCTGGGTTCTCGTGAGAGAAGCGGATATCGGCCTTGGAATCCAGCTTCCACAGCTGACTGCCGCGGGAGGCCGCCATCTCCACACCCTCGTGGATGGGCTGACCGCCGCCGCCGGCGCAGCCGCCGGGGCAGGCCATAACTTCCACGAAGTCGTAGTCCACCTCGCCGCTGTCCACGGCCTCCATCAGCCTGCGGGTGTTGGCCAATCCGCTGACCACCGCCACCCGGACCTTTCCGGCGCCGGGGATCTCAAAGGCGGCTTCCTTCCAGGGCTTGCTGCCCCGCACCTGCTCGAACGTATCCGGGTCGGGGTTCTTGCCGGTCACCAGATAGTAGGCGCTGCGCAGGGCCGCGTCCATGACGCCGCCGGTGGCGCCGAAGACCACCGCCGCGCCGGTGCCGCTGCCCAGGGGGCTGTCGAACTCCGCCTCCTCCAGCTCAGCGGGCACGATGCAGTCACTGCGGAACAGGCGCACCATCTCCCGGGTGGTCAACACCATGTCCACATCCGGGTCGCCGCAGGCGTCCTTCATGGTGGGCAGCTCGCTCTCCGCCTTCTTGGCAGAGCAGGGCATGATGGACACCACAAACAGCTTGTGGGGGTCGATGCCCTTCTTCTCCGCGAAGTAGCTCTTGGCCACGGCACCGAACATCTGCTGGGGGACTTGGCGGTGGACAGGTTCTCCGTATAGTCGGGGAACTCCGTCTTCAGGAACCGCACCCAGCCGGGGCAGCAGGATGTGAACATGGGCCAGCGGTACTTCCCACGGTGGGTGAAGCGCTCGATGAACTCACTGCCCTCCTCCATGATGGTCAGGTCGGCAGAGAAGTTGGTGTCGAACACATAGTCGAAGCCCAGGCGCTTCAGGGCGGCCACCATACGGCCTGTAGTCCCCTGCCGGGGGCTCATGCCGAATTCCTCTGCCCAAGCCACCCGGACCGCCGGGGCCACCTGGACCACGGTGGTGATCTCCGGGTCCGCCAGGGCCCACAGAACCTTGTTGGTGTCATCCCGGGCTGTCAGGGCGCCGGTGGGACAGTGGGTGACGCACTGGCCGCAGAACACGCAGGCGGTGTTTTTCAGATAGCGGTTGTAGCTGACATCCACGGTGGTGCGGGAGCCGGTGCCCGCCACGTCCCAGATGTGCATGCCCTGGATCTTGTCGCAGACCTGGATGCAGCGCATGCACTTGATGCATTTGCTGGCCTCCCGGACGATGGGAACGCTCAGGTCCACATTGGAGCGCTCTGGCTGCACCGCATAGGGCTGGTAGTGGATATTCAGGTCATTGGAAAGCTTCTGCAGCTGGCAGTTGCCGCTGCGGACGCAGACCGTGCAATTGGAGTTGTGCTGGCTGAGGATCAGCCGCAGATTGGTCTTCCGGGCCTGCCGGACCCGGGGAGAGTTGGTCTGGATCACCATGCCCTCCGCCACCTCGGTGTTGCAGGCGGGGACCAGGCGGTTGACGCCCTCGATCTCCACCATACACATACGGCAGGCGGCGATCTCGTTGATCTCCTTCAGAAAACACAGGTGAGGAATGGGGATGCCGGCCTTCTCGGCGGCTTCCAGGATGGTGGTGCCCGCCGCGACGGACATCTCCCGGTCATTGATCTTGAAGTTTACCATTTCTCCACACGTCCTCCCTTGAAGTTTCCGTAGCCAAAGTGATCGCACCGCAGGCAGCGGGCAGACTCCTGGGCGGCCTCTTCGTCCGTCATGCCGCACTCAATGCACTGGAAGTCGCACTTGCGCTCACTGGCGTCGCGCTCACTGGAATTCACGCGGCCATGGGGATGGATTCCCTTGCTCCAGGCTGCGGGCACCGTGACATCCACCTTGATCTCATGGTTGAAGCCCAGATATTCGTCGATGTTGGCAGCCGCCGCCTTGCCAGCCGCAATGGCACGAATAACGGTGGCAGGACCGGTGACGCAGTCGCCGCCGGCGAACACGCCCTCCATATCGGGGATTTGGGTGCTGGTGTTAGCGTCCACGTTGCCGCCGCGCTGGATCTTGATGCCGCTCTCCTCCAGGCCCCGGGACTCGATGCCCTGGCCGATGGCCACGATGACCGTGTCGGCGGGGATCCGCAGAGGCTCCACGGAGGCGGTGTTGGGCCGGGGACGGCCGGCCTTGTCCATCTCGCCGATGATCTGGGGCTGGGTCCAGAGGGCCGTCACGTGGCCGTTCTCGTCCGCCTCGATCTTCAGCGGCGCCTGGAGGGTCAGGACCTCGGCGCCCTCGGCAATGGCGCCCTCCACTTCCTCCTGCTGAGCCGTCATATCCTCCTGGCGGCGGCGGTAGACACAGGTGACCTTGGCGGCACCCAGGCGGATGGCGCTGCGGGTCACGTCCATGGCCACGTTGCCGCCGCCGATAACTGCCACGTTCTGGCCGGTGAAGTCAGGCATCTCCTCGTCGCCGATGCGGCGCAGCATCTCCACGGCGGAGATGACGCCCTGGCTGTCCTCGCCCTCAATGCCGGTCTTTTTGTCGGTATGGGCGCCGATGGAGATGTACAGGCAGTCATGCTCCTTCCGGAGCTGGTCGAAGGTGACATCCTGGCCTACCTTCACGCCGGTCTTGACTTCAATGCCCAGGGACAGGATGGAGTCGATCTCCGCGTCCAGCTTCTCCCGGGGGAAGCGGTAGCTGGGGATGCCGTAGCGCATCATGCCGCCCAGCTTGGTCTGCTGCTCGTAGACCGTGACCTTGTGGCCCATGAGGGCCAGGTAGTAGGCGGCGGAGAGACCGCCGGGACCGCCGCCGATGATGGCAACGGACTTGCCGGTAGCGGGAGCCTTCTTGGGCTGGGGCACATTGCCGGCGTGGTCCACAGCGTAGCGCTTCAGCCCACGGATGTTCAGGGCGTCGTCCACCATGTTCCGGCGGCAGCGGGCCTCGCAGGGATGCTCGCAGATGTAGGCGCAGGCGGTGGGGAAGGGATTGTCCTTCCGGATAAGCCGCACGGCATCGGCGCAGCGGCCCTCGTTCACCAGGGAGATGTAACCGGGGATATCCACGCCGGCGGGGCACAGAGCCACGCAGGGCACCGGGTTCTTCAGGCTGCCCAGGCAGCGGTGGTGGAGAATGTGCTCCTCATAGTCATCCCGGAAACCCTTCAGGCCCATCAGCACCAGATTGGCGGCGTCAATGCCGATGGCGCAGTCCGCCGTGTCCACGATGACCTGGGCAGTGGCCTCGATCCGGTCCAGGATCTTCAGCTCGGGCTCGCCCTCCAGCACCTCCCGGATCATGTTGGAAAGCTGGGTCAGTCCGATGCGGCAGGGCACGCACTTGCCGCAGGTCTGGGCCTGGCACAGGTTCAGGAAATTCAGCGCCATATCCACAGGGCACAGGCCCGGAGGGCTGGCGGCGATCCGCCGTTCCATGTTCCGGTACAGCTGCTCCACCACAGCCTGTGCCTGACCAGGCATCTTGACTTCTAATCTGCTCATAAACCTTTCTTCATCCCTTTCTGTTTCCATTCGGCAGATATATACATTTTCTTTTCTTTCGCTTTGATTTCCCAATAAATCAGGAATGTCAGAATTTCTCACAATATGGACGCATGTAGTTTCGTGCGGCTACGTTCCCTCTCAGATTGAATATGCAGTATGGGTAGCAATTGTAAAATTGCTACCCATACTGGGAGAGAGTATATCCCATTGGGAGGTGAAACCAACAGGATATGGCAACGAGCGTTCTCCTTTTCTCTACAGGCTATCCCGTCTATTTTGAAAAGATTATCTTCAGTGAGATATGTAGAAACCCAAACTTTTACAAAGCCAGTATTACGCAAATTATCGCAGTTTTAGCGAATACACCTATAGTTTGAATATCTGCAACAATCATTTTTTTCTACGCAAAAAGCATAACATAATTACGCAAAAATGTGAAATTCTCCTTTTTTATAGAAATTTCGGAAAAGCAATTCTAAATACGCATACATTAATCAAGTCGAAAGTAATTGTAAAAAGGGAGGAATTGCATGCTTTCTTTTCATGATCTATAATTTATTCCACGTATTTTCATCTCCACAAGTTCCTTAGCTCCACCCGAACCCGTGGGTTTCTCGGTCAGGGAAATGACAGGACCATATGCTTTCATGCGGTCCTGTCATTTCTAAAAATTCTATTACATGTTGTAAATAAGTTCAAAGGCGTCATGCACAGCCTTAAAAATATTTGCAGGTTTCTTGCAAGAGCCGATCTCATATACCTCGATACCAGTGCCAATCAGAGCTTCTTTCATGGACAGATTGGAACGCATACCAATGGACATCACGACCGTATCCGCCTCAAGTGTTTTACTTTCCCCATCCGCAGACTGAATCACTGCTCCCGCATCATTGATCTCCAACAGCCGATTTCCAGTATAGACGGGAACATGGTAGTGCTCCATCAGATCTTCAAGCATGGACTTGCACTGGTTGGGGACAAATTCCAGGCTCATGAGATTGGGCATGGCTTCCACAACTGAAACCTTTTTCCCCTGCAATGCAAAATGCATAGCAGTCTCACAGCCAATCTCACCGCCGCCAACAACAACCACCGTTTCACCAACAGGTTTATGCCCTTCCAACGCATCGATAGCGGAAACGCTCTTGGGATGATCAATTCCGGGAATGCTGCGCGGCATAACAGAAGATGCACCAACAGTCAAGATAACTACATCGGGATGCGCGGAAATAATATCCCTATGGGTAATTTCCTTATTCAGGACAATATTCGCATTCAGTTCCTTAAGTTCACGCTGATACCACAGATTCAAATCTGTGACCTCGCCCTTTAAGGGACGGTTGCCTGCCGCCAGCAGTTCGCCGCCAAGGTGGTCAGACTTCTCATACAGTGTGACTGTATGTCCCGCTTGAATCGCCGCACGAGTCGCTTCCATACCTGCCACGCCTCCGCCTACAACCATAATGTTCTTGGGAGTCGTTGCCTTCCGGGGCGGATAGAACGATTCTCTCATTGCTCTGGGATTCACAGCGCATGCGGGAGGGAGGCCCTGGTCTTCAACGCGGCCAATACAGCCAAAGTTACAGCCGATGCACGGGCGAATCTTTTCAGGCATGCCCAACTCTGTCTTCTTGGGGAATTCAGGATCAGCCAAAGAAGGGCGGGAAAGAACGAAGGCATCCGCTTGTCCGTCTCTCAGTGCTTTGGCACAAATCCAGGGATCACCCATACGAGAACCAGCCAGAATGGGGATCTTGACAGCTTCTTTCGCCTTAGCATACAGTTCCAATCCATGCCCCTTCGGCATATAGGCGGGGGGCATGCATAATAAAAGGAATCGTATGTACCGACATCTACACTCAGCGCATTAACTCCATAGGACTCCAACATCTTGCAGATTTCGATGCCCTCTTCCAATGTACGCCCCGCCTCGTTTTCTCCCGTCAGAGAAGCCTTGTTGAACGCCTTAACGTAGCTCTTCAAGCCCAGGCGAACAGAAATCGGATAATCATCACCACAGGTTTGATGAATTCCCTCGATAATTTCTTTGACAACACGCATACGGTTTTCCAATGTGCCGCCATATTCATCCGTGCGCTGATTGGTCATGGCCATGACAAACTGATCCAGCAGATAGCCCCAGTGCACAGCATGCAGTTCAATGCCGTGAACACCTGACTTTTTATAAAGTTCAGCAGTCTTGACCATCAGTTCAATTTTCCTCTTGACTTCATCTGTTGTAAGCGCGGTAGAAGTCATAGATGGGATGCTGTAAATAGGCAGCGGAGAAGGGGTCTTAAATCCTGGCGCTGTTCTTCCTACACCCATCGATGCCTGGCAAAACAGTTTTGTATCATACGCCCCCAGGCGCTCTACCAACCGTTCTGCACCCCTGCGAAAAACAGTCGG
This DNA window, taken from Dysosmobacter welbionis, encodes the following:
- a CDS encoding DUF3842 family protein; the encoded protein is MSALKAAFPESEIIAVGTNALATSAMLKAGAEHAATGENAVVVNCRKADIIVGASGIAIADSMYGEITPTMALAVGQSSAKRIFVPVNLCDNYIAGVPEQSMSKLVESAVLVVRSIVQLHPYRLRIRQKPDESAEAV
- a CDS encoding MATE family efflux transporter; the encoded protein is MNKDIDQSIFEDMPVPKALAAMALPTILSQLITTVYNLADAFFIGKTNDPYKVAALSLAFVLHLFLTAIANLFGIGGGSLISRLLGKFEKESARHICAFSVYGALLLSLVYSAGVFMFMEPLLRIMGASNDTLPYAQQYAVWAIIVGGVPTVLSITAAHILRSVGYARQASLGIGLGGILNIILDPVFMFGLLPPGMEVTGAAVATMLSNVFSTLFLMICFFHLKNRTVLCLSLKGIFQSKKHILSVLVVGIPTALGTMLTCVSNTIVNRMAADYGDIPLAAAGIIKRVYQFPYSAAIGIGQGMLPLVAYNYASGNYSRMRQTIRCAMIFSMAFASVLITVYELLPSQIIRLFINERTTIVLAADFLRIVCTAMPFVIFNFQICYVFQAMGMGKEALIISACRQGIIYIPMILLMNAVFKMYGVIWAQTITDMLALLISVVLYMKTNRNLRMQESSKIG
- a CDS encoding NAD(P)-binding protein, which encodes MSRLEVKMPGQAQAVVEQLYRNMERRIAASPPGLCPVDMALNFLNLCQAQTCGKCVPCRIGLTQLSNMIREVLEGEPELKILDRIEATAQVIVDTADCAIGIDAANLVLMGLKGFRDDYEEHILHHRCLGSLKNPVPCVALCPAGVDIPGYISLVNEGRCADAVRLIRKDNPFPTACAYICEHPCEARCRRNMVDDALNIRGLKRYAVDHAGNVPQPKKAPATGKSVAIIGGGPGGLSAAYYLALMGHKVTVYEQQTKLGGMMRYGIPSYRFPREKLDAEIDSILSLGIEVKTGVKVGQDVTFDQLRKEHDCLYISIGAHTDKKTGIEGEDSQGVISAVEMLRRIGDEEMPDFTGQNVAVIGGGNVAMDVTRSAIRLGAAKVTCVYRRRQEDMTAQQEEVEGAIAEGAEVLTLQAPLKIEADENGHVTALWTQPQIIGEMDKAGRPRPNTASVEPLRIPADTVIVAIGQGIESRGLEESGIKIQRGGNVDANTSTQIPDMEGVFAGGDCVTGPATVIRAIAAGKAAAANIDEYLGFNHEIKVDVTVPAAWSKGIHPHGRVNSSERDASERKCDFQCIECGMTDEEAAQESARCLRCDHFGYGNFKGGRVEKW
- a CDS encoding FAD-dependent oxidoreductase; this encodes MELYAKAKEAVKIPILAGSRMGDPWICAKALRDGQADAFVLSRPSLADPEFPKKTELGMPEKIRPCIGCNFGCIGRVEDQGLPPACAVNPRAMRESFYPPRKATTPKNIMVVGGGVAGMEATRAAIQAGHTVTLYEKSDHLGGELLAAGNRPLKGEVTDLNLWYQRELKELNANIVLNKEITHRDIISAHPDVVILTVGASSVMPRSIPGIDHPKSVSAIDALEGHKPVGETVVVVGGGEIGCETAMHFALQGKKVSVVEAMPNLMSLEFVPNQCKSMLEDLMEHYHVPVYTGNRLLEINDAGAVIQSADGESKTLEADTVVMSIGMRSNLSMKEALIGTGIEVYEIGSCKKPANIFKAVHDAFELIYNM